One stretch of Jiangella gansuensis DSM 44835 DNA includes these proteins:
- the gcvT gene encoding glycine cleavage system aminomethyltransferase GcvT: MTAEDLARTSLYERHVALGAKFAGFGGWSMPLQYSGVVDEHTAVRERVGLFDVSHLGKASVTGPGARAFVDACLTNALEKIGPGQAQYTLCCDESGGVVDDLIVYLNADDDLLLVPNAANNAEVVRLLAAAAPGDVEVRDRHRDFAVLAVQGPRSDEVLTALDLPVGHPYMSFVEAVHDAVALIVCRTGYTGERGYELLVPWDEAGSVWDALLAGGAQLGIVPCGLGARDTLRTEMGYPLHGQDLSMDISPVQARAGWAVGWSKPAFWGRDALLAEKEAGPARRLQGIRSLGRGIPRPGMMVTVDGEPAGQVTSGTFSPTLRQGIGLALLPPDTAVGSQVQVDVRGRAETFEVVRPPFVQSSTKER; the protein is encoded by the coding sequence GTGACTGCCGAAGACCTCGCCAGAACGTCCCTGTACGAGCGCCACGTCGCGTTGGGCGCCAAGTTCGCCGGGTTCGGTGGCTGGTCGATGCCGCTGCAGTACTCCGGCGTCGTCGACGAGCACACAGCCGTGCGCGAGCGGGTTGGCCTGTTCGACGTCAGCCACCTCGGCAAGGCGTCGGTCACCGGGCCGGGGGCGCGGGCCTTTGTCGACGCGTGCCTCACCAACGCACTGGAGAAGATCGGCCCGGGCCAGGCGCAGTACACGCTGTGCTGCGACGAGTCCGGGGGAGTGGTCGACGACCTCATCGTCTACCTGAACGCCGACGACGACCTGCTCCTGGTGCCCAACGCCGCCAACAACGCCGAGGTGGTCCGGCTGCTGGCCGCGGCCGCACCAGGGGACGTCGAGGTCCGGGACCGGCACCGCGACTTCGCCGTGCTGGCGGTGCAGGGTCCGCGCAGCGACGAGGTGCTCACCGCGCTGGACCTCCCCGTCGGTCACCCGTACATGTCGTTCGTGGAGGCGGTGCATGACGCCGTCGCGCTGATCGTCTGTCGCACCGGCTACACCGGCGAGCGCGGCTACGAGCTGCTGGTGCCGTGGGACGAAGCCGGGTCGGTGTGGGACGCCCTGCTGGCCGGGGGTGCACAGCTCGGCATCGTGCCGTGCGGGCTGGGTGCGCGCGACACCTTGCGCACCGAGATGGGCTACCCGCTGCATGGTCAGGACCTGTCCATGGACATCTCGCCGGTGCAGGCGCGGGCCGGCTGGGCGGTCGGGTGGTCGAAGCCGGCGTTCTGGGGCCGCGACGCGCTGCTCGCCGAGAAGGAGGCCGGGCCGGCACGGCGGCTGCAGGGCATCAGATCACTCGGGCGGGGCATCCCGCGGCCCGGCATGATGGTGACGGTGGACGGCGAACCGGCCGGCCAGGTGACGTCGGGGACGTTCTCGCCGACGTTGCGGCAGGGCATCGGGCTGGCGCTGCTGCCGCCGGACACCGCCGTGGGCAGCCAGGTCCAGGTGGACGTACGCGGCCGGGCCGAGACGTTCGAGGTGGTGCGTCCGCCGTTCGTGCAATCGAGCACGAAGGAGCGTTGA
- a CDS encoding metallophosphoesterase family protein has protein sequence MVASVAVLSDVHGALPALEAVLAEPDVVAAERIVLTGDIAAGPLPVETLDLLTSLGERVVWVRGNADRELVTVARGGTSGIDVADWAGRQLRPDQVELLDGLPHPVTLDVDGFGPVLFCHGSPRDDDEVVLVDSSLARWADVLAGVPDDVRTIVCGHTHMPFQRLVDRRLVVNPGSVGMPYGRPGPHWALLRDGVVTLRSTTVDLDALADAVVAASVFPGAAAWADMYARSAYSDTDALTTFAPRDGRMGT, from the coding sequence ATGGTCGCGTCCGTCGCCGTCCTGTCCGACGTCCATGGCGCGCTGCCGGCGCTCGAGGCGGTCCTCGCCGAGCCCGACGTCGTCGCCGCCGAGCGCATCGTGCTCACCGGCGACATCGCCGCCGGGCCGCTGCCGGTCGAGACGCTGGACCTGCTCACGTCCCTGGGTGAACGGGTCGTGTGGGTGCGCGGCAACGCCGATCGCGAGCTGGTGACGGTCGCCCGCGGCGGCACGTCCGGCATCGACGTGGCCGACTGGGCCGGCCGGCAGTTGCGCCCGGACCAGGTGGAGCTCCTCGACGGCCTGCCGCATCCGGTGACCCTCGACGTCGACGGCTTCGGGCCGGTGCTGTTCTGCCACGGCAGTCCCCGCGACGACGACGAGGTGGTCCTCGTCGACAGCTCACTGGCCCGCTGGGCCGACGTCCTGGCCGGCGTGCCCGACGACGTCCGGACGATCGTCTGCGGCCACACCCATATGCCGTTCCAGCGGCTGGTCGACCGGCGGCTCGTGGTCAACCCGGGCAGCGTCGGCATGCCGTACGGCCGGCCCGGGCCACACTGGGCGTTGCTGCGCGACGGCGTGGTCACGCTGCGGTCGACCACGGTGGACCTGGATGCGCTGGCCGACGCGGTCGTGGCCGCCAGCGTCTTCCCGGGCGCGGCCGCCTGGGCCGACATGTACGCCCGCTCCGCCTACTCCGACACCGACGCGCTGACCACGTTCGCGCCGCGGGACGGCCGGATGGGCACCTGA
- the htpX gene encoding zinc metalloprotease HtpX: MASSRFAPDRGLSFRMGLTMVLLALLYVVLIGAISLGTNSWILGLVIGLGVLWGQWYFSDKLALSAMGAREVSPAQEPDLHAMIDRLCALADMPKPKVAVADTDLPNAFAAGRSPSRAVVCVTRGIQRRLDERELEAVLSHELSHVAHRDVLVMTVASVVGVLAGFMTRMLLWSGMGNNRNNNNAAVMVLVVMVVAAVVYGVSFLLTRLLSRYRELAADRAGAILTGQPSALASALTKISGEMARIPSKDLRAAEPYNAFFFVPALTGKLDIASLFASHPPLEKRLNQLSRISVELGRE, encoded by the coding sequence TTGGCGAGTTCGAGGTTCGCCCCGGACCGAGGCCTCTCGTTCCGGATGGGCCTGACGATGGTCCTGCTGGCCCTGCTGTACGTCGTGCTGATCGGGGCCATCTCGCTCGGCACGAACAGCTGGATCCTCGGCCTGGTCATCGGCTTGGGTGTCTTGTGGGGGCAGTGGTACTTCTCCGACAAGCTGGCGCTGTCGGCCATGGGGGCTCGCGAGGTCTCGCCGGCCCAGGAGCCGGATCTGCACGCCATGATCGACCGGCTGTGTGCGCTGGCCGACATGCCCAAGCCGAAGGTGGCCGTCGCCGACACCGACCTGCCCAACGCGTTCGCCGCCGGCCGCAGCCCCAGCCGTGCCGTCGTCTGCGTCACGCGGGGCATCCAGCGCCGGCTCGACGAACGCGAGCTGGAGGCGGTGCTGTCGCACGAGCTGTCCCATGTCGCGCATCGTGACGTCCTGGTCATGACGGTGGCGTCCGTCGTCGGCGTGCTGGCCGGGTTCATGACCCGGATGCTGCTGTGGTCGGGCATGGGCAACAACCGCAACAACAACAACGCCGCGGTGATGGTCCTGGTGGTCATGGTGGTCGCGGCCGTCGTGTACGGGGTGAGCTTCCTGCTGACCCGGCTGCTGTCGCGATATCGGGAGCTGGCGGCCGACCGCGCCGGTGCCATCCTGACCGGCCAGCCGTCGGCGCTGGCCAGCGCGCTCACCAAGATCTCCGGCGAGATGGCGCGAATCCCGAGCAAGGACCTGCGGGCCGCGGAGCCGTACAACGCGTTCTTCTTCGTGCCGGCGTTGACCGGCAAGCTGGACATCGCCTCGCTCTTCGCCTCGCACCCGCCGCTGGAGAAGCGGCTGAACCAGCTCAGCCGCATCTCCGTCGAGCTGGGCCGGGAGTGA
- a CDS encoding leucyl aminopeptidase: MTSIALSSAAATGLKVDAVVVGVAPGDDAVTPLPGSESVSKAFKGSLPEVLGQLGATGRADEVTKLPALGSVKAPLVVAVGTGPLDASGPARLETLRRAAGAAARALAGKQSAAIALPVQDEADAAAVVEGLLLGAYSFDRYKSDGGTEPLASVTLVGPGVKAKGVKDAVARAETLAAAVNRARDWVNVPPRDLTPEAFADAASKLAKSAKLDVEVLDEKLLARRGYGGLIGVGQGSANPPRLVRVAYRPSRAKRHVAFVGKGITFDSGGLSLKPSDSMADMKSDMSGAAAVIAAVHAIASLGTKVAVTAYAAMAENMPSGSAQRPSDVITIYGGKTVEVLNTDAEGRLVLADGLVRAAEDEPDLIIDVATLTGAAVVALGKRVSGIMANDDELLDRIHDAAERAGEQMWPLPLPADLRDKLDSPIADLANIGDRWGGALQAGLFLKEFVADDISWAHLDIAGPALSDSAFGYTPKGGTGAAVRTLVRLVEDVADGDL, from the coding sequence GTGACCAGCATTGCCCTGTCCTCCGCCGCCGCAACCGGGCTCAAGGTCGACGCGGTCGTCGTCGGGGTGGCCCCCGGCGACGACGCGGTGACCCCGCTGCCCGGCAGCGAATCGGTCAGCAAGGCGTTCAAGGGGTCGTTGCCGGAGGTACTCGGCCAGCTGGGTGCCACCGGCCGGGCCGACGAGGTCACGAAGCTCCCCGCGCTGGGCTCGGTGAAGGCCCCGCTCGTGGTGGCCGTCGGCACCGGCCCGCTGGACGCGTCCGGGCCGGCCCGCCTCGAGACGCTGCGGCGGGCTGCCGGCGCGGCCGCCCGCGCGCTGGCCGGCAAGCAGTCCGCCGCCATCGCGCTGCCGGTCCAGGACGAGGCCGACGCCGCCGCCGTCGTCGAAGGCTTGTTGCTGGGCGCCTACAGCTTCGACCGCTACAAGAGCGATGGCGGCACCGAGCCGCTGGCGTCCGTCACGCTGGTGGGACCGGGGGTGAAGGCCAAGGGCGTCAAGGACGCCGTCGCCCGCGCCGAGACCCTGGCCGCCGCCGTCAACCGCGCCCGCGACTGGGTCAACGTCCCGCCGCGCGATCTCACCCCGGAGGCGTTCGCCGACGCCGCCAGCAAGCTCGCCAAGAGCGCCAAGCTCGACGTCGAGGTGCTGGACGAGAAGCTCCTGGCCCGGCGCGGCTACGGCGGGCTCATCGGGGTCGGCCAGGGCTCAGCCAACCCGCCGCGGCTGGTGCGCGTCGCCTACCGTCCGTCCCGCGCGAAGCGGCACGTGGCGTTCGTCGGCAAGGGCATCACGTTCGACTCCGGCGGCCTGTCGCTCAAGCCGTCGGACAGCATGGCGGACATGAAGAGCGACATGAGCGGCGCCGCCGCCGTCATCGCCGCGGTCCACGCCATCGCGTCGCTCGGCACCAAGGTCGCCGTCACCGCCTACGCGGCCATGGCCGAGAACATGCCGTCGGGCAGCGCGCAGCGGCCGTCCGACGTCATCACCATCTACGGCGGCAAGACCGTCGAGGTGCTCAACACCGATGCCGAGGGCCGGCTCGTGCTGGCCGACGGCCTCGTGCGCGCCGCCGAGGACGAGCCCGACCTCATCATCGACGTCGCCACACTGACCGGCGCCGCGGTCGTCGCCCTGGGCAAGCGGGTCTCCGGCATCATGGCCAACGACGACGAGCTGCTCGACCGCATCCACGATGCCGCCGAGCGCGCCGGCGAGCAGATGTGGCCGCTGCCGCTCCCCGCCGACCTGCGCGACAAGCTCGACTCCCCGATCGCCGACCTCGCGAACATCGGCGACCGCTGGGGTGGCGCGCTGCAGGCGGGCCTGTTCCTCAAGGAGTTCGTCGCCGACGACATCAGCTGGGCGCACCTCGACATCGCCGGCCCGGCCCTGAGCGACTCCGCCTTCGGCTACACCCCCAAGGGCGGCACCGGGGCGGCCGTGCGCACGCTGGTGCGGCTGGTCGAGGACGTCGCCGACGGAGACCTCTGA
- a CDS encoding aldo/keto reductase family protein: MEFRNLGRSGLKISEIAYGNWITHGSQIADDAATACVRAALDAGITTFDTADVYAAGRAEEVLGRALAGQRRESLEIFTKLFWPAGHDGPNDRGLSRKHVHEAINASLRRLGTDYVDLYQAHRYDHGTPLEETMEAFADLVRAGKVLYIGVSEWTADQIRAGHALARELKIPFVSNQPEYSMLWRVIESEVVPASEDVGVSQVVFSPIAQGVLTGKYQPGQPIPEGSRAALTSGGSDIARRWLTDDVLTRVQRLVPLAEQAGLSLAQLAIAWVLQNRNVATAIIGASRPEQVAENVKAGGVRLDADLLAAIDEVLGDAVVRDPELTATRSPSSR, encoded by the coding sequence ATGGAATTCCGCAACCTGGGCCGCTCCGGCCTCAAGATCAGCGAGATCGCCTACGGCAACTGGATCACCCACGGCTCCCAGATCGCCGACGACGCAGCCACCGCCTGCGTGCGGGCCGCGCTGGACGCCGGCATCACCACCTTCGACACCGCCGACGTGTACGCGGCCGGCCGGGCCGAGGAGGTGCTGGGCAGGGCGCTGGCCGGGCAGCGCCGTGAGTCACTGGAGATCTTCACCAAGCTCTTCTGGCCGGCCGGTCACGACGGCCCCAACGACCGCGGGCTGTCGCGCAAGCACGTCCACGAGGCCATCAACGCCTCGCTACGCCGGCTGGGCACCGACTACGTCGACCTCTACCAGGCGCACCGGTACGACCACGGCACGCCGCTGGAGGAGACGATGGAGGCCTTCGCCGACCTCGTCCGCGCCGGCAAGGTGCTCTACATCGGTGTCTCGGAGTGGACGGCCGACCAGATCCGCGCCGGGCACGCCCTGGCCCGCGAGCTGAAGATCCCGTTCGTCTCCAACCAGCCCGAGTACTCCATGCTGTGGCGGGTCATCGAGTCCGAGGTGGTGCCGGCTTCGGAGGACGTGGGCGTGTCGCAGGTGGTCTTCTCCCCGATCGCCCAGGGTGTGCTCACCGGCAAGTACCAGCCCGGGCAGCCCATCCCGGAAGGCTCGCGCGCCGCGCTCACCAGTGGCGGCAGCGACATCGCGCGCCGCTGGCTCACCGACGACGTGCTCACGCGGGTGCAGCGGCTCGTCCCGCTGGCCGAGCAGGCCGGACTGTCCCTGGCCCAGCTGGCCATCGCGTGGGTGCTGCAGAACCGGAACGTCGCGACGGCGATCATCGGCGCGTCCCGGCCGGAGCAGGTGGCCGAGAACGTCAAGGCCGGCGGTGTCCGTCTCGACGCCGACCTGCTGGCCGCCATCGACGAGGTGCTGGGCGACGCAGTCGTGCGTGACCCGGAGCTGACGGCAACCCGGTCGCCGTCGTCGCGCTGA
- a CDS encoding GNAT family N-acetyltransferase, whose translation MSSAPTADRDQTGLFIRALRYSDPVVRALETELQQEYVERYGDPDETPVNPDEFTPPLGRFLVGFVGNEPVATGGFRRHSDGVAEIKRMYVAHEHRGGGHARRLLAELEAQAVEAGYRRVVLETGLRQPEAIALYSSSGYVATDPFGHYVDAELSRFFAKDLVVPLDDA comes from the coding sequence GTGAGTTCCGCGCCCACCGCCGACCGCGACCAGACCGGGCTGTTCATCCGGGCGCTGCGCTACTCCGACCCCGTCGTGCGCGCGCTGGAGACCGAGCTGCAGCAGGAGTACGTCGAGCGGTACGGCGACCCGGACGAGACTCCGGTCAACCCGGACGAGTTCACGCCGCCGCTGGGCCGGTTCCTGGTCGGCTTCGTCGGCAACGAGCCGGTGGCGACCGGGGGTTTCCGCCGCCACAGCGACGGCGTCGCCGAGATCAAGCGCATGTACGTGGCGCACGAGCACCGCGGCGGCGGCCACGCGCGCCGCCTGCTCGCCGAACTGGAGGCGCAGGCGGTCGAGGCCGGCTACCGGCGGGTGGTGCTCGAGACCGGGCTGCGCCAGCCGGAGGCCATCGCGCTCTACAGCTCCAGCGGATACGTGGCCACCGACCCGTTCGGGCACTACGTCGACGCCGAGCTGAGCCGCTTCTTCGCCAAGGATCTCGTCGTCCCGCTCGACGACGCCTGA
- the pspAA gene encoding PspA-associated protein PspAA gives MIIRIMGEGQFEVDGSHLDELNRLDDILGDAIESGNDETFRAALMALLNEVRRVGTPLADDVLVDSDLVLPYDEAHVDEVRELLTDEGLIPVEPPTT, from the coding sequence GTGATCATCCGGATCATGGGTGAGGGCCAGTTCGAGGTCGACGGGTCGCATCTCGACGAGCTCAACCGGCTCGACGACATCCTCGGCGACGCCATCGAGAGTGGCAACGACGAGACGTTCCGCGCGGCGCTGATGGCGCTGCTGAACGAGGTGCGGCGGGTCGGCACGCCGCTGGCCGACGACGTCCTCGTCGACAGCGACCTGGTGCTGCCGTACGACGAGGCCCACGTCGACGAGGTGCGCGAGCTGCTCACCGACGAGGGCCTCATCCCGGTCGAGCCGCCGACCACCTGA
- a CDS encoding DUF3043 domain-containing protein, which translates to MFRRRTSPETVDVPAADAADEPARAVGKGRPTPKRSEAEQARKQRVRPPLNRREAMRRDRERMRAERAKTRAAMNTGDERYFLKRDQGDVRRFLRDYVDSRRTVAEFFLPIILVILLTSLIGVAQVQLISTVIWLAAMILLVVDLTILGFRVKREVRKRFPDDDGKGHVLYAVTRATQLRRLRLPKPQVKPGTLV; encoded by the coding sequence GTGTTCCGTCGCCGAACTTCCCCTGAGACAGTCGACGTCCCCGCCGCCGACGCCGCGGACGAGCCTGCCCGCGCGGTCGGCAAGGGCCGGCCCACGCCGAAGCGCAGCGAGGCCGAGCAGGCGCGCAAGCAGCGCGTCCGGCCCCCGCTGAACCGCCGCGAGGCGATGCGCCGCGACCGCGAGCGGATGCGGGCCGAGCGTGCCAAGACCAGGGCGGCCATGAACACCGGCGACGAGCGCTACTTCCTCAAGCGCGACCAGGGCGACGTGCGCCGTTTCCTGCGCGACTACGTCGACTCCCGCCGCACCGTGGCCGAGTTCTTCCTGCCGATCATTCTCGTCATCCTGCTGACGAGCCTGATCGGCGTCGCTCAGGTCCAGCTGATCTCCACCGTCATCTGGCTGGCGGCCATGATCCTGCTCGTCGTGGACTTGACGATCCTCGGCTTCCGGGTGAAGCGTGAGGTGCGCAAGCGGTTCCCGGACGACGACGGAAAGGGTCACGTCTTGTACGCCGTCACCCGCGCCACCCAGCTGCGCCGGCTGCGGCTGCCCAAGCCGCAGGTCAAGCCCGGGACCTTGGTGTGA
- a CDS encoding MFS transporter produces the protein MGSSAPARRQRLLSDPDIFRYLAARIVSLTGSAVTFIAMPVLIYGITGSATWTSLVIVAEAIPYLLFGLWAGALADHVDRRRVMVGADVLAALALATVPVASWLDALTAGHVLAAAFAARIIYVFFDAANQGALPSLVSRDRLPSANALVFGASTVAETVVPMLVGALIVVISPASVIAIDVLTFVASAMLIRSITRPLSGARDRESSLGLAAVAQGTRFILRHRIVRVMIVIGALVAFSAGSLMAVLVVWADRTLGVREGDWRLGVLYGAWGVGAVAGSVLVPRLVRRFGGVRAALLVLPAAGGAGLAISLAQSWLPGILALAAWSMMYILIATISVTLRQQVTPEPLMSRVMTAGRMATFGVGYPLGAVLAGMLASRFDTDTTILICQLSLVVAALVAWLSSLRSAPRVLDVASDD, from the coding sequence GTGGGTAGTTCAGCGCCCGCACGGCGCCAGCGTCTGCTGAGTGATCCGGACATCTTCCGGTACCTGGCAGCGCGCATCGTCTCACTGACCGGCTCGGCGGTGACGTTCATCGCCATGCCGGTCCTCATCTACGGCATCACCGGCTCGGCCACCTGGACGTCGCTGGTCATTGTCGCTGAGGCGATCCCCTACCTGTTGTTCGGCCTGTGGGCCGGTGCGCTGGCCGACCACGTCGACCGGCGCCGGGTCATGGTGGGGGCCGACGTGCTGGCGGCGCTCGCCCTCGCCACCGTCCCCGTCGCCTCCTGGCTGGACGCCTTGACCGCCGGACACGTGCTGGCCGCCGCGTTCGCGGCACGCATCATCTACGTCTTCTTCGACGCGGCCAACCAGGGCGCGCTGCCCAGCCTCGTCTCCCGCGACCGGCTGCCGTCCGCGAACGCGCTGGTCTTCGGCGCCAGCACGGTGGCCGAGACAGTGGTGCCCATGCTGGTCGGCGCGTTGATCGTGGTCATCTCGCCGGCGTCCGTCATCGCCATCGACGTGCTGACGTTCGTAGCGTCGGCGATGCTCATCCGCAGCATCACCCGGCCGCTGAGCGGCGCGCGCGACCGCGAGTCGTCGCTCGGCCTGGCCGCGGTGGCGCAGGGCACCCGCTTCATCCTGCGGCACCGCATCGTCCGGGTCATGATCGTCATCGGCGCCCTGGTCGCGTTCAGCGCCGGGTCCCTGATGGCGGTGCTCGTCGTGTGGGCCGACCGCACCCTCGGTGTGCGCGAGGGCGACTGGCGGCTCGGCGTGCTGTACGGCGCGTGGGGCGTCGGCGCGGTCGCCGGCAGCGTGCTCGTGCCGCGCCTCGTGCGGCGCTTCGGCGGGGTCCGGGCCGCGCTGCTGGTGCTGCCGGCGGCGGGCGGCGCCGGGCTGGCCATCTCCCTGGCGCAGAGCTGGCTGCCCGGCATCCTCGCGCTCGCGGCCTGGTCGATGATGTACATCCTGATCGCGACCATCTCGGTGACCCTGCGCCAGCAGGTGACTCCCGAACCGCTGATGAGCCGCGTCATGACCGCCGGCCGCATGGCGACGTTCGGCGTCGGCTACCCCCTGGGCGCCGTGCTGGCCGGCATGCTCGCCAGCCGGTTCGACACCGACACCACCATCCTGATCTGCCAGCTCTCGCTCGTCGTCGCGGCGCTGGTGGCGTGGTTGTCGTCGCTGCGGTCCGCGCCCCGGGTGCTCGACGTCGCCTCCGACGACTGA
- the pspAB gene encoding PspA-associated protein PspAB has protein sequence MGILDAIFGRSKQVQPNLDALFALPTAALTLEASAQMHPTGVGAVCFRQVEGGPFARLKAEVTTLLGGSEPEEIHDDYGYTWLVVRREPAQMSELCTDLHSVNSTLEAAGFGPSLLCTTIGLRSDSGRGLALVYLYKRGTFYPFAPVDPRSQQRDNALELQVRALVGGDLPIESDVSRWFPVWGAPGV, from the coding sequence GTGGGCATCCTCGACGCCATCTTCGGCCGGTCCAAGCAGGTCCAGCCCAACCTCGACGCGCTGTTCGCACTGCCCACCGCCGCGCTGACGCTCGAGGCGTCCGCGCAGATGCACCCCACCGGCGTGGGTGCGGTGTGCTTCCGGCAGGTCGAGGGTGGCCCGTTCGCCCGGTTGAAGGCCGAGGTCACCACGCTGCTGGGCGGTTCGGAGCCGGAGGAGATCCACGACGACTACGGCTACACCTGGCTCGTGGTGCGGCGGGAGCCGGCGCAGATGTCGGAGCTGTGCACCGACCTGCATTCGGTGAACTCGACGCTCGAGGCGGCCGGTTTCGGACCGTCGCTGTTGTGCACCACCATCGGGCTGCGGTCGGACTCCGGGCGCGGGCTGGCGCTGGTGTACCTCTACAAGCGCGGCACGTTCTACCCGTTCGCGCCGGTCGACCCCCGGTCGCAGCAGCGGGACAACGCCCTGGAGCTGCAGGTTCGCGCGCTCGTCGGCGGCGACCTGCCCATCGAGTCCGACGTCAGCCGCTGGTTCCCCGTCTGGGGCGCTCCCGGCGTCTGA
- a CDS encoding PspA/IM30 family protein produces MSMIFRAKADKALDRAEDPRETLDYSYKKQLELLQKVRRGVADVATSRKRIEVQMTQLQSQSGKLQEQAQKALSLGREDLAREALTRRSGLQNQITDLQTQHASLQGEEEKLTLAAQRLQAKVESFRTKKETIKASYTAAEAQTRIGEAFSGISEEMSDVGLAVQRAEDKTANMQARAGAIDELLASGALEDPTGTSKDDISVELDRLASTSDVELELSRMKQEITGGAEAPRQLEGQGTEPAAEPQAQRQREEGQL; encoded by the coding sequence ATGTCCATGATCTTCCGGGCCAAGGCCGACAAGGCGCTCGATCGCGCCGAGGACCCCCGGGAGACGCTCGACTACTCCTACAAGAAGCAGCTGGAGCTGCTTCAGAAGGTGCGCCGCGGTGTGGCCGACGTCGCCACCAGCCGCAAGCGCATCGAGGTCCAGATGACCCAGCTGCAGTCGCAGTCGGGCAAGCTGCAGGAGCAGGCGCAGAAGGCGCTGTCCCTCGGCCGGGAGGACCTGGCCCGCGAGGCGCTCACCCGCCGCTCGGGGCTGCAGAACCAGATCACCGATCTGCAGACGCAGCACGCCTCGCTGCAGGGCGAGGAGGAGAAGCTCACGCTCGCCGCCCAGCGCCTGCAGGCCAAGGTCGAGTCCTTCCGCACCAAGAAGGAGACCATCAAGGCCAGCTACACCGCCGCCGAGGCGCAGACGCGCATCGGTGAGGCGTTCAGCGGCATCTCCGAGGAGATGAGCGACGTCGGCCTGGCCGTCCAGCGCGCCGAGGACAAGACGGCCAACATGCAGGCCCGCGCGGGTGCCATCGACGAGCTGCTGGCGTCGGGCGCCCTCGAGGACCCCACCGGCACCTCGAAGGACGACATCAGCGTCGAGCTGGACCGGCTGGCTTCCACCAGCGACGTCGAGCTCGAGCTCTCCCGGATGAAGCAGGAGATCACCGGTGGCGCGGAGGCTCCGAGGCAGCTCGAGGGCCAAGGCACCGAGCCCGCCGCCGAGCCGCAGGCGCAGCGCCAGCGCGAGGAGGGTCAGCTGTGA